The genomic stretch ACTTGTGTGAACAGGTATGCCACCTGACATTTTTGGAAGGGCGAGCtgccaaaatatttaaaaaatgtgtattatttgaACTAAGTAATATGATCTATTAATGCCATGTGTAACTTTACTTTAGTGAAATAATGCACATTGACGTAAAAATATGCGGGCCATTTCCTTGACCAAATGCATATAAGTGCTGCACAAACAAGAGGTGTGGATGTGCCAATGCGAGTCTGGACTGTGCATTTTATGTTCAACAGAGACAAAGTGAATAAACATTTCATTTCCACTTGAGTAATACATAAGAGTTTTACCGCTGGcagtaaaaagaaaaagaaatcacTCAGGCACCAAAAACCAAACCTTTGCCATCAATGTGCCCACGTcagttaaaaaaagtataatggCAAACAGTTCAACACTCCAGTAAACAATCATTGTATATTgcatattcatgttcacaagGCAAAACGTCTGTGGAGCACGGCATCATCACTCACACATCAACACTACCAGCAGAAAACCTGATACCAATCTCATTTTTATACCAGTTGACACTAATTTAGTGGACATGTTGGCCGACAGTAAAAGAACATTTCAACACTTAACTGAACTCAAAGCATCAAAATGTCAATTTCTGATAAAAAACACGCTTTAAAGTGGAGTTGGgcaatatggaccttagcatcatcacaatatttttgtgatGTATTACGGTATGACTATATAAAACGatctaaaattttaatttatcgCCATTCCAACCTGTTTAGATCGGggggattgttcagtgtttataatgattttgGGCTACGATGAGTGGTTTGCCAAGTAAATACACGGACAATCAGCACTCATCAACTCAGCTTGTTTACGTTTGATATTATTACCAGTATGTAATTTTGTtatgaaatgacattttctctTTGAAAACATACAAGTATTAAACAAATGTGTATACTGAATAGTTCTTAAAGATCGGAGTTAGTAACTGGCTTCCTTTTCAGTACAAAAATTGTTTATTACTATTCAACATATaggtcatgtcatgtgtataatATCTACCCTCATTGATACTTCATTTGTTAAAACCTCACAATAAAAcgattacatatattatataaaaaaatatgcctCCACAAAATAGGATATACAAATACTAATATACAAGAAAGCAATAACATTTGCATTACATGTATTACTGTATCATAGTATTCTATGTTGCATCATTTTGTTGCCAACTAAGGcgcaaataataaatgacaccATAATCAGCAAATAATGATGCGATGATGCTTTGGGGCCAGATGGGTATTTTACAGGCAATCTTGTACGTAAGGGTGCCAAGGTAACGGCTTACCTTTTCTCCTCAGTGTGGCAAACTTGTTTTGACTGTGACAACTCAAAGCGACGACGGTGACGTTTCAAAGGCTTGAAAAATGTCTTTGCAACCGTGTTGCAAAGACATTACCGTAATAGCGCTGACAAGGGGACCCACAGCTTGCAGTTATGTTGCTTGTCCAAATACGTCCTTTCTAATCGGGAACCTTGCAAGCTCGAATAAAGAGTAGCAGGCTGATGGGTGAATGTTAGCAGGCTAGGTTAGCTAGCTGGATTCGCCGAAACAAAACTGGCGCGGGCCTGCGATTTCGATACGGTATTTTGGCGTACATAGTAAATATGACACCGCGCCTTTGTTCATGCATAAAATCGCCACATGTCAAATTTCCCTAATTATGCACACTGATAAATATTCACAGCAGCTTTAAGGTGAAAAGGAAAACTGAAAGGTCTGAAAATGGGAAGTCAACACTTACCTAGCTTTACTTTCTACGCCATCTTGGATCCACTTGTGAGACCCGCGCAAAGGATCATGGGATGTAGTGATGTGAAGGTTGAAGTGAGTGCGTGTGTGAAGCGTGCGTGTGTCGTCTGACATTCAGTTGTTCAAAAGAAGTCAAAGTCACATTGTGGGGCTTTGCCTGGAGCAAAAATATACTGCCTGGTTTGGCAATATGTAAACACCATTCAATAAATCTGTTTCATTTTTAATGCTGCAGATACACATGTTCTTACAATTTGTTTCCTTAATCTACCTgttcaaacatttttatgaagAATATTgttgcttgattgcagttgctgCTGCTAAGGTCAATCACTTTATCCCCACACAGGACCAcgcaggtttggattttttttctcccttaataatgaaATGTTTCAACCAAAAACTGCATTTCGTGTTAAgatttgttgtcattgactaatatttacatttatttgatgctctgaaacatttaagtgtgacaaaaacaaatcagGTAAGGGGCAAACACTTCACACCACGCTAGTTCAGTTAAATTACACATTCGTAACACAACTGGGACTTTATTTATGTTGCAAGGTATTTCCTTTAACATGTAAATGGACACTTATAACAAATCAAAGCATTACAGAAATATGTGTTATGAGTTTGTAACAACCAAAACTAAACAGTTAGCCTTCTATGGTTTGACAGATTTCATTGGCCAATATATTGGATAATGACCAACCCAAATAATCAAAAAATCCATCAGAGGGAAAGGGGGGAAAAGacccaaagggaaaaaaaaacataaaaaaagaccTGCAATTATGTTTCACTGCAGGTTGTGGATCATTTCCTCCTTGGCAATGAGATGTGTGGTCTTGTTGACCAGCGACATGAGGGAGTTGAGTTTGTGTGACCAGTCGTTGAGCAGGTCATTGGGATCTTTGGGCCTCTGAAAGTTGATGATTCCGGCTAAGCGGTCCACCTTGGCATAGATGGTCTTGTTTACGACAAGGCTGGAGAGGAACTCTTCCGATTCCTGAAGAACAGACACAAATAAAACTTGGAACGGTAAAGTCCAATCAAAATTGAGATAATTCATATATCACAATAATCAGATCCCAATGCAATGAattacaccactgcaaactgtAAACGGTAGTTTGCACGGGGCACTAGATGACGTCATTGTGTAATTCGCATAATTGACCATGACAAACCAAATAGTTGTAGGACCTTCTTTCTGTTattaatgtcacaaacaagactgTGTCATCTGTAAGTGCACACGGTAGCCCCCGCTGCTCATTGACAAGAACAATTTGTACTTCAGTCTACAAAAGTCtccaataaaacatgaaaagacACTACATTTGTCGCTAGTTGCTTTTTAATTGGCACATCACTTACGTCAATGGAGAGGTCAAGAAGCCCGGCCATCCTCTTCATTGTAATTCTGGTGTAATATTTTGCCATTATTCTGATGTTCTGcagaaaagaaaacacatttgttaATATACACTAAGTACTTAGCTTTAAGTGGATGTGATTATTTCCCTATTTCCTTGAACAAATGGGCTTCAGAAAAGTGATATAATATTATGCCGCAATATGCCTAGGGAGAGCAATAGACTAAATGGCACAATTTCACAAAGTAATTTATGCCGTGTTCAAGCACATTTCACACCTAAAGTTCAGACTGTTAGCCCACTGTGTCATACTAAAGGATGGACTTGGGTACTCATGTTGCTACAGTATTTATTTGAATGATTATACTTACAGAAATTTCCGTTGTAAAAGCCACTACTTTTACATGGTTAGCGCTCATACacacatagtagttggttaattttctgcattatacgttggtagtgtattttatgttttagcCACCTATTGCATTGTGTgtagttttatatttattgtttgtaaaaaatgtttatcTTGAGCCAGGCATACACTAGCTTAAATAGGAAATTGAAATAGGAAATTTGACTACTGccgtagtgttttttttccgaggCTATTGATTGATTTCCGAGGTTACTGAAACGCTACATTTATAATAAGTCACTCCTAAACATGTCTTGCATGACCATGTGTAAGATGCATTCTTAGTCTTGGACTTACATGCTCCACCACTCTGTTCTTCAGATCCTTCCACCGCTTCTCCCCCTCCTCAGAATACGAAAAGACGTCAGTAGCAGGACTGCCCGGTGAGCCCTCCCTCAACTCCTTCCCATAATCCTTCACTAAGGAAGCCCAGCGCATAAGCTCCATGGTGGTGAATTGCTTCAGAAGGTCCCTAGAGATAGATGACAATCACATGGTTCAAGGATTTTGTACTACTGaggacatacaactgatatcACATACTTGTATTTGGCAATCTCTTCCAATTTCTTATCTGCACTGATCCTGTGAACGAGGTCTGACTGCTCATTGTCATAAGGAGAGAgaatcacatacagtacaacgcTCTTCAGGGcctgaaacacacaaacattgaTTTCCATGAACAACAAAGATACATTTGGAGTTTTTAATATTTCCTTCAGCATTTGTTTTTGAACCGATTGCAAAATACTATGTTATAGTGGTTGCAGATTGAACTTTTTAATAGGTAGTAAattaacatataaatatataagttTGAAAAACAACTCTCATTAACCTATATAATATCCCATCTCGAAAATCCCACATGGGTCAGGCTCTAAAATTTAGTGTAGCACTAATGTACCTGCTGCCACTTGCTGTTGTCCTCCAAGATGCATGGGGTGTCATAAATGGCCCGATAGTGTTTGCATATGGACAGATATGAGCCCTCATGCTGGTCCACCTGAATCATCAGGTTGTAGTACTTCAGCTTTGATTCCTTAATTGTAAAGGGAGAGAATAATGTTCAGTTAAAGTAAATTATCAATTCAGATAAGCTTCAAACAAACAAATCCCTATATGCATCAGACATGCGTTACCTCAGTGCCTTCCTCTTGGAAAAATTTGGTGTTTATCTTCTTGCTAATGATCTGTGTGCGAATGTAATCCTTGACGGCAATGCAAAGCCTCATCTGCTCCAAGATGAACTCTACCTTCTCCGTTTTCTCCATGGAGCCATACGTCTCCacctaatgttaaaaacaagtCGGACCAGACCATGGAATTGTTGATTATTTGCTATTGGGAGTACACCAAGAGAGTCTAATCAATTATTAGTCTCTTACCTGCAGTTCCTGAAGAATGGAAGCTGCCtcttttacatcaccactttgtTCCTTGATATTAGCCAAGGTCTTTGTTAACCTGGCACGCTCAATCTCTACATAAATCTGTGAAAAAGACCATTTATTGAACaacattttaagaataaaaaggCTAACAAGAAATCAAAATGGCTACAAAAATGTGTCTTCAAATGCATAAATTATAAAAGTTTGAGACTTTCAAGCATCGGATATCTGCTGTAGTGTGACAACACATTACTGTAAGTGacataaagaaaatcaaaacaaaCCTTTCCCGCAGTTACAGTGCGAAGAGTGTCAATGAGCCGCAGCTTGATGGTTAAATCAGTCACAGAATCAACATACTTGTAAGATTCTTGCACCATTTTCGCCACAGCCTGTGAGAGACAGTAAAACACAGCATGGCTTAATTAATTAAAGCTGAACAAAAATGTGAGCACTTACTGCAATACCCCAACTAATGACATACACATCACAACATGTAAAAAAACGACTGAATATGGTACATTAAATGTGCAAAGACCATTAAATAGGAAAAACAACTAACCGGCAGAGCTTTGCTGGGGTTACCTGCATTTTACCACCCTGACCCCTACAGCTAAATAGACATTGGTACCTCATTTCAGTCCAGAATTAACAGTTCCCATTGAATTATGTAAATCAATAGTTACCTATAATTTAATGTCACTGAAATGAGGCATAGTTACTGCCAAGTCAACTGTTTTGACAGTGTTGCGCTGGACATTAGTTTTTCACCTATACAGATGACGGTGAGCATCCAGCTAATACGCTCAGGTAAAAATGTTGGAAAGTTTGCTTGTACTTCTCCTCAAAAGATGCGGATCCAGCCACCTGGTGAGACTGTGTAAGTAATGTCAGTAATTGCAATCCATCCATAttttgtgccgcttatcctcactagggtacatatagacaaccaacctttcacattcacattcatacctacgggcAATTTAGACAAAAAGACATGTGACCTGTTTCAGCTGACTCCTCCTTTTGGAAAGAAGCATGATATTTTCGTTCAGAGCATCCCAGTCTTTTGCTTCATAGCACATCTGTACCACAGCCACAAGGATTCTGGATGTAGACACCATGTCTGATGCCTTAGAAGGGGATGAGGCAAGACAGGAAATATAAATTGGAAAGTCATAAGTTAAATCAACaccaatagaaaaaaaactaaatgctGATAACAGAATTACCTACAAGC from Doryrhamphus excisus isolate RoL2022-K1 chromosome 1, RoL_Dexc_1.0, whole genome shotgun sequence encodes the following:
- the psmd12 gene encoding 26S proteasome non-ATPase regulatory subunit 12 is translated as MSEERSERSDGRIVKMEVDYSSTVDQRLPECEKMAKDGKLQEAVESLLSLEKQTRTASDMVSTSRILVAVVQMCYEAKDWDALNENIMLLSKRRSQLKQAVAKMVQESYKYVDSVTDLTIKLRLIDTLRTVTAGKIYVEIERARLTKTLANIKEQSGDVKEAASILQELQVETYGSMEKTEKVEFILEQMRLCIAVKDYIRTQIISKKINTKFFQEEGTEESKLKYYNLMIQVDQHEGSYLSICKHYRAIYDTPCILEDNSKWQQALKSVVLYVILSPYDNEQSDLVHRISADKKLEEIAKYKDLLKQFTTMELMRWASLVKDYGKELREGSPGSPATDVFSYSEEGEKRWKDLKNRVVEHNIRIMAKYYTRITMKRMAGLLDLSIDESEEFLSSLVVNKTIYAKVDRLAGIINFQRPKDPNDLLNDWSHKLNSLMSLVNKTTHLIAKEEMIHNLQ